A region of Fimbriimonadaceae bacterium DNA encodes the following proteins:
- the rnjA gene encoding Ribonuclease J1 has translation MDVVRVIPLGGAGEIGRNCTVVEYGEDLILIDCGLSFPNEEMLGVDIVIPDFSYVLENKERLRGIFLTHAHEDHVGALPYLLPKVSCPVYGSEFTLALVRAKLEERIDLTAVDLRVFKGREAIEAGEFKVEPIRITHSIPETFCMAVRTPHGIVLFTADFKFDFTPVDNKLTDMARLAALGEEGVLVLLSDSTNVERAGWSPSERIVTHGLRKYFLESPGRVLLTTFASNIHRMQQVIDVAAETGRKVAVAGRRMEQTIDICGRMGYLKIPVGVKVPLEEVHQMEPAKVVILTTGSQGEPLSALVQMSKEEYGRLRIQPGDTILYSARPIPGNEAAIWRTVNRLFRIGARVIYDGPTPIHVSGHGYQEELKMMINLTRPFYLAPVHGEPRHQHLYLEIARGMGYPDHRLFMIEDGHPLTMDPETAWLGEPVHTGRVLVDNGGHAGVSEEVLRDRYNLANDGVVSVTIAVDTEVGEVVGDPVITTKGYSGPPHAVDRLIESVWDAITGMKQQDLRDIDQIRHVVTDVVRRTIHRHTQLRPLVVTAIVEI, from the coding sequence TTGCGGCCTGAGCTTCCCCAATGAGGAAATGCTCGGCGTGGATATCGTCATTCCGGACTTCTCGTACGTCCTCGAAAACAAGGAAAGGCTTCGAGGGATATTCCTCACCCATGCCCATGAAGACCATGTAGGGGCCTTGCCCTACCTTCTGCCGAAAGTTAGTTGCCCCGTATATGGCAGCGAGTTCACCTTGGCGCTGGTCAGAGCCAAGCTCGAAGAGCGGATCGACCTTACCGCAGTCGACCTTCGGGTCTTCAAGGGGCGTGAGGCGATTGAGGCCGGCGAGTTCAAGGTCGAGCCCATCCGGATCACCCACTCGATCCCGGAGACCTTTTGCATGGCGGTGCGAACTCCCCACGGCATCGTCCTCTTTACCGCTGATTTCAAGTTCGACTTCACCCCCGTCGACAACAAGCTCACCGACATGGCGCGGCTGGCCGCTCTAGGCGAGGAAGGCGTGCTCGTCCTGCTCAGCGACTCGACAAACGTCGAGCGAGCCGGCTGGAGCCCGAGCGAGCGGATCGTTACCCACGGCTTGCGAAAGTACTTTCTGGAGTCGCCGGGAAGAGTTCTTCTCACCACCTTCGCCAGCAACATCCACCGGATGCAGCAGGTTATCGATGTCGCGGCGGAGACGGGCCGAAAAGTAGCCGTCGCGGGTCGCCGCATGGAGCAAACCATCGATATCTGTGGCCGCATGGGCTACTTGAAGATTCCCGTTGGCGTCAAAGTGCCCTTGGAGGAAGTCCACCAGATGGAACCTGCCAAGGTGGTCATTCTCACCACCGGCAGCCAGGGCGAGCCACTTTCCGCCCTCGTTCAGATGTCGAAAGAGGAGTACGGGCGACTTCGGATTCAGCCGGGCGATACGATTCTCTACAGCGCGCGCCCGATTCCCGGCAATGAGGCTGCAATCTGGCGCACGGTCAATCGCCTGTTCCGGATCGGGGCAAGAGTCATATACGATGGACCGACCCCAATTCACGTCAGCGGCCACGGCTATCAGGAAGAGCTGAAGATGATGATCAACCTCACTCGGCCCTTCTACCTGGCGCCCGTCCACGGTGAACCGAGGCACCAGCACCTGTACCTTGAGATCGCCCGTGGCATGGGTTACCCCGATCATCGGCTATTCATGATCGAGGATGGGCATCCTCTCACGATGGATCCGGAAACCGCTTGGCTCGGCGAGCCAGTTCACACCGGACGAGTCCTCGTGGACAACGGCGGCCATGCCGGCGTGAGCGAAGAAGTCCTGCGCGACCGCTACAACCTCGCCAACGATGGGGTGGTTTCGGTCACGATCGCGGTTGACACCGAGGTAGGAGAGGTCGTTGGCGACCCCGTGATCACCACCAAAGGCTATTCAGGCCCTCCGCATGCCGTTGACCGGTTGATCGAATCGGTATGGGATGCGATTACCGGAATGAAACAGCAGGACCTGCGGGACATCGACCAGATTCGTCACGTCGTCACCGACGTCGTCCGCCGGACCATCCACCGCCACACCCAGCTTCGACCGCTGGTGGTCACCGCAATCGTCGAAATCTAA
- the ftsY gene encoding Signal recognition particle receptor FtsY — MGEIAIGLAIIWGNFAGHYPDFLTLLERSHRLKVYRWGRSYSSPMFKKLLQRFDRLMGRGVIDDELYEELEEELLQADTHIETTTAILDELRRAVRTEKITQPEAMRERLKLAISSRFTQGEKADLAMAAEPPTVYLFVGVNGVGKTTSIGKLAQRLTRQGKKVVLAAGDTFRAAAIEQLEIWANRTGSEIVRSQPGADSAAVVFDAIQAARARGADYVLADTAGRQHSKENLMIELGKLRRVAEKGLGRAPDEVLLVLDANTGQNALRQAEEFIKAAGVTGLILTKLDGTARGGALIGVHERFHVPIKLIGVGEKAEDLRDFSPSEFAANLFD, encoded by the coding sequence ATGGGCGAAATAGCGATTGGACTTGCGATCATCTGGGGTAACTTCGCGGGTCACTACCCGGACTTTCTGACCCTCCTTGAACGTAGCCATCGACTGAAAGTATACCGGTGGGGTCGGTCATACTCTAGCCCGATGTTCAAGAAGCTCCTCCAGCGATTCGACCGCCTGATGGGTCGGGGCGTCATCGACGACGAGCTGTACGAGGAGCTCGAAGAGGAACTGCTGCAGGCGGACACGCACATCGAAACCACGACCGCCATTCTCGACGAGCTCAGAAGGGCCGTTCGCACCGAGAAGATCACGCAACCGGAGGCCATGCGCGAAAGGCTCAAACTGGCGATCAGCAGCCGGTTCACCCAGGGCGAAAAGGCGGATCTTGCGATGGCGGCGGAACCGCCCACCGTTTACCTCTTTGTCGGCGTGAACGGCGTGGGCAAAACCACCTCGATCGGCAAGCTCGCCCAGCGCCTGACACGGCAGGGTAAGAAAGTCGTGTTGGCGGCGGGAGACACCTTTCGAGCGGCAGCTATCGAGCAACTGGAGATTTGGGCCAACCGGACGGGGAGCGAAATCGTTCGCAGCCAACCCGGCGCCGATAGTGCGGCCGTCGTTTTCGACGCGATTCAGGCTGCGCGGGCCAGAGGGGCCGACTATGTTCTCGCCGATACTGCGGGGAGGCAGCACAGCAAGGAGAACCTGATGATCGAGCTCGGCAAGCTGCGCCGGGTCGCCGAGAAAGGGCTAGGGAGGGCGCCCGATGAGGTGCTCCTCGTTCTGGATGCGAACACCGGCCAGAACGCCCTGCGGCAAGCGGAGGAGTTCATAAAGGCGGCGGGTGTTACCGGTTTAATCCTGACCAAGCTTGACGGTACTGCCCGAGGTGGCGCCCTCATCGGCGTCCATGAACGATTCCATGTGCCGATCAAGCTGATTGGCGTGGGAGAGAAGGCCGAGGACCTCCGCGATTTCAGCCCCTCTGAATTTGCCGCGAATCTGTTCGATTAG
- the purQ gene encoding Phosphoribosylformylglycinamidine synthase subunit PurQ, with product MRVAVIRFPGSNCDQDALYALRDDLGLQADYVWHEDHDLSRFDAVFLPGGFTYGDYLRCGAIASRAPIMDEVRRLAARGNPVIGVCNGFQVLCESEILPGALMQNASRKFVCKTVTLRAENRTSVWTDRVDRLIQIPIAHGEGRFIAEEPVLRRLEDEQRVAFRYVDAEGQPTDGANPNGSMHNIAGILNEAGNVLGIMPHPERATREALGKSDGRLILNALRVVRV from the coding sequence TTGAGAGTCGCCGTCATCCGCTTCCCGGGTTCTAACTGCGACCAGGATGCGCTTTATGCGTTGCGGGACGACTTGGGCCTCCAGGCCGATTACGTGTGGCACGAAGATCACGACCTCAGCCGGTTTGATGCGGTCTTCCTGCCAGGGGGTTTTACCTATGGGGACTACCTGCGTTGCGGAGCGATCGCAAGTCGGGCGCCGATTATGGACGAGGTTCGGAGACTGGCCGCACGGGGCAATCCCGTGATCGGCGTATGCAACGGTTTCCAGGTGCTATGCGAGTCCGAAATTCTGCCCGGCGCGTTGATGCAGAATGCTTCCCGCAAATTTGTTTGCAAGACGGTGACACTGCGTGCGGAAAACCGAACCTCGGTGTGGACGGACCGCGTCGATCGCCTGATTCAGATTCCCATTGCCCACGGTGAGGGCCGTTTTATAGCCGAGGAGCCTGTCCTCCGGCGGCTTGAAGACGAGCAGCGGGTTGCCTTTCGCTACGTCGATGCGGAGGGCCAGCCGACCGATGGCGCCAATCCGAACGGTTCCATGCATAATATCGCTGGAATTTTGAACGAAGCCGGCAACGTATTGGGAATCATGCCGCACCCTGAACGGGCTACTCGGGAGGCCCTGGGCAAGTCCGATGGTCGCTTGATACTGAACGCTTTGCGGGTTGTGCGCGTCTGA
- the purS gene encoding Phosphoribosylformylglycinamidine synthase subunit PurS, with amino-acid sequence MAVSADFRTTSLVCQNGNVVKVKVHVSLKPSLLDSAGRTVAGSLQKLGFDEVRDVRIGKEIVLELDSYDEASVKAMCDKLLANPVIEDYRVEVAG; translated from the coding sequence ATGGCGGTGTCGGCCGATTTTCGAACGACTAGCCTGGTCTGTCAAAATGGAAACGTGGTCAAGGTCAAGGTCCATGTCTCGCTTAAGCCCTCGTTGTTGGATTCGGCCGGTCGCACGGTAGCGGGCTCGCTCCAGAAGCTGGGCTTCGACGAGGTGCGCGACGTCCGGATCGGCAAGGAGATCGTGCTTGAGCTGGACTCCTACGACGAGGCCAGCGTGAAGGCGATGTGCGACAAGCTGCTCGCCAACCCGGTGATCGAGGACTATCGCGTCGAGGTCGCCGGTTGA
- the dppA gene encoding D-aminopeptidase, with amino-acid sequence MKVYISADIEGISGLVAWSQCGGPGDGYDWAFARRRLTADVNAAIRGARAGGAEEVLVKDSHGCMKNLLADELELNAELVSGLGAGRDGMMIGIDNSFDAALLIGYHAKAGTPQAVMEHSFTNTVHGMWIEDLEVGEIGMSAGIAGAYGVPVVMIASDKAGCREAADLLPDIATVETKEGIGRHLAKLHHPSAVERSIESAAREAVRRCKAMSPWRPPLPAPIRIRFTRVEFADSAARLPGVIRVDGYTVEAVAASFHELHQLAWVMIGYGGVGRFSND; translated from the coding sequence ATGAAGGTCTATATCTCGGCGGATATCGAGGGTATTTCCGGTCTTGTCGCCTGGAGCCAGTGCGGTGGCCCTGGAGACGGTTATGACTGGGCGTTTGCCCGACGCCGCTTGACCGCAGACGTCAATGCAGCGATTCGCGGCGCCCGCGCCGGCGGTGCTGAGGAAGTCCTTGTCAAGGACTCCCACGGGTGTATGAAGAACCTCCTCGCGGACGAGCTTGAGCTGAACGCGGAGCTCGTGTCAGGGCTTGGCGCGGGACGCGATGGGATGATGATCGGCATCGACAATTCCTTTGATGCCGCACTCCTCATCGGCTATCACGCCAAGGCGGGAACCCCACAGGCGGTCATGGAGCACTCCTTTACGAATACCGTCCACGGGATGTGGATCGAGGATCTGGAGGTCGGCGAAATCGGGATGAGCGCGGGAATCGCGGGGGCTTACGGCGTGCCCGTCGTCATGATCGCCAGCGACAAGGCAGGATGCCGTGAGGCCGCTGATCTGCTCCCTGACATCGCGACCGTGGAAACGAAGGAGGGAATCGGCCGCCACTTGGCCAAGCTTCACCATCCGTCCGCCGTGGAACGCTCGATCGAATCGGCGGCGAGGGAGGCCGTCCGGCGATGCAAGGCGATGTCGCCTTGGCGCCCGCCCTTGCCGGCGCCGATCCGCATTCGGTTTACCCGCGTCGAGTTCGCCGATTCGGCGGCGCGGCTTCCCGGCGTTATCCGGGTGGACGGCTACACCGTCGAAGCGGTTGCGGCGAGTTTCCACGAACTGCACCAGCTGGCGTGGGTCATGATCGGCTATGGCGGTGTCGGCCGATTTTCGAACGACTAG
- the gmk gene encoding Guanylate kinase, whose translation MRGLVVILSGPSGVGKDTLIDRWHAVDPRVERVVAATTRSPRDGEVDGVDYHFKTESEFVAMIGRGDFLEHKEVHGRRYGTPLADMNRRLEAGKITILKIDVQGALEAMAKLPDAVSIFILPPSREELRQRILARATDSPEAIEQRLVTAEAEMDLADRYAHRVVNRDVSRAVAELASIVNGKLAAG comes from the coding sequence ATGAGGGGACTTGTCGTCATCTTGAGCGGCCCGAGCGGGGTTGGCAAAGACACGCTGATCGACCGCTGGCATGCTGTGGACCCGCGAGTCGAGCGGGTGGTTGCGGCCACGACGCGGTCGCCACGGGACGGCGAAGTCGACGGCGTCGACTACCACTTCAAAACCGAATCCGAATTCGTTGCGATGATCGGACGAGGCGATTTTCTTGAGCATAAGGAAGTTCACGGGCGGCGTTACGGAACCCCTTTGGCCGATATGAATCGGCGGCTGGAGGCGGGCAAGATCACGATCCTGAAGATCGATGTGCAGGGAGCGCTCGAAGCCATGGCCAAACTTCCCGATGCGGTGTCGATCTTCATCTTGCCTCCAAGCCGTGAGGAGCTCCGCCAGCGCATCCTCGCCCGGGCGACCGACAGTCCGGAGGCGATCGAGCAGCGGCTCGTGACTGCGGAAGCAGAGATGGACCTCGCCGATCGCTACGCGCACCGGGTTGTGAACCGAGACGTCAGCCGAGCTGTAGCCGAGCTGGCGTCAATCGTGAACGGTAAGCTCGCGGCGGGATGA
- a CDS encoding Gluconeogenesis factor, whose protein sequence is MLAPTAGLRRAFLTLALGILIFAIGFALSFKVILLPLIQSTAKAWNGLMEGFVSAQNLDFANHLLGGAMLVLGIFAIFAGVRDGIRTLNQTLNPGAKSGLVNLYVRKQMLAQGPRIVSLGGGTGLSTLLRGLKQHSSNITAVVTVTDDGGSSGRLKQEMGILPPGDLRNCLVALADAEKLMTDLFQHRFQGDAGSLSGHSIGNLLIAALVDQQGGDVEKAIELASNVLAIRGRVVPSTLTPVRLRALMENGQEVCGETKIVDSQLKVHRIFLDPEDAQPYQAALEAIQSADIICIGPGSIYTSVIPNLLVPGIADAIKASSAVKVYICNVMTQPGESDAFSAAEHILAIQANVPVKTFDWVLVNTGMPSQDTLEKYRGSGQYFVEPDVDRIRTMGIRVATGDYMSEADYVRHDPQRVASRLMDLLNR, encoded by the coding sequence ATGCTTGCCCCGACCGCGGGCCTTCGGCGGGCCTTCTTGACTCTGGCGCTCGGGATCCTGATCTTTGCAATCGGCTTCGCCCTTAGTTTCAAGGTCATCTTGCTGCCGCTGATTCAGTCAACCGCGAAGGCGTGGAATGGGCTGATGGAAGGATTCGTCAGTGCGCAGAACCTCGATTTCGCCAATCATCTGCTGGGCGGGGCGATGCTGGTCTTGGGCATCTTCGCGATCTTTGCAGGCGTCCGGGACGGGATCCGCACCCTGAACCAGACGCTAAACCCGGGCGCCAAATCGGGCTTGGTCAACCTTTACGTTCGCAAGCAGATGCTGGCCCAAGGTCCGCGAATCGTGTCGCTCGGAGGAGGGACCGGTCTCAGTACCTTGCTGCGCGGCTTGAAGCAGCACAGCAGCAACATCACGGCGGTGGTGACCGTCACGGACGATGGTGGCAGCAGTGGGCGGCTGAAGCAGGAAATGGGCATTCTGCCTCCCGGCGACCTCCGCAACTGCTTGGTCGCCCTGGCCGATGCGGAGAAGCTCATGACCGACTTGTTTCAGCATCGGTTCCAGGGTGATGCCGGCTCCCTGAGCGGCCACAGCATCGGAAATCTCCTCATCGCGGCGCTTGTCGACCAGCAAGGCGGGGATGTCGAGAAGGCCATCGAGCTCGCCAGCAACGTCTTGGCCATTCGCGGGCGAGTAGTCCCCTCGACCTTGACCCCCGTGCGGCTCCGCGCGCTGATGGAAAACGGCCAGGAAGTCTGCGGAGAGACCAAGATCGTCGACAGCCAGCTGAAGGTGCACCGCATTTTCCTTGATCCCGAGGATGCCCAGCCCTATCAGGCGGCTTTGGAGGCGATCCAGTCAGCCGACATTATCTGTATCGGCCCGGGCAGCATCTACACTTCAGTTATCCCCAACTTGCTGGTGCCGGGAATAGCCGACGCCATCAAGGCCTCTTCGGCCGTCAAGGTCTATATTTGCAACGTTATGACCCAACCTGGCGAGAGCGACGCGTTCTCGGCCGCGGAGCATATCCTCGCCATCCAGGCGAACGTCCCGGTCAAGACGTTCGATTGGGTGCTTGTCAATACCGGCATGCCCAGTCAGGACACGTTGGAGAAGTACCGCGGTTCGGGGCAGTACTTTGTCGAACCGGATGTGGACCGCATTCGGACGATGGGTATTCGCGTGGCGACCGGCGACTACATGAGTGAGGCCGATTACGTTCGCCATGACCCGCAGCGGGTCGCGTCGCGCCTTATGGATCTCTTGAATCGATGA
- the mutS gene encoding DNA mismatch repair protein MutS — MLQQYFQAKEEHPGVLLAMRVGDFYEFYGEDAVTASQVLEITLTGREDGSNGRIPMAGVPYHSVEKYIARLIAAGHKVALCDQIEDPKLAKGLVQRKVTRVLTQGTIVEDSMLPGSSNNFLAAICVVDGHAGIATLDSSTGEFMVTELRGEQLRDRLLQELARIRPSELLVPDTSADVGDQARTLLGTATTAADPPRIDRATRSLLEHFDVANLAGYGCADKPSAIVAASMVLGYASRNGLNLRHVDTLATYSVDGFLLLDPATRRSLELTQNLTDGSRRFTLLSILDQTVTSMGSRLLRRWIETPLIDLPAIHSRQESIGRMADQLMNRADLRTGLERVADLERLVSRCATGIAGPRDLAALKGTLVAIRDLRPAILKFAWGRVQELREQIADHGDLEAVLTKAVVDDPPHSIRDGGVIKPGYDTELDKLRSLSSSGKQYIIDLEKTERSATGISSLKVGFNSVFGYYLEVPKAHIDKVPATYIRKQTTANGERYITAELKDHESAVLGAEEKAVALEADLFARLRNRVADQSSKLLRSSRALAEIDALSALAEVAVRNRFVCPDVIDGHGIEMAAGRHPVVEASQASFVPNDLTLGGEGRPHLAILTGPNMSGKSTYLRQAALITLMAQIGSFVPAASAKIAVCDRIFARIGAKDELALGQSTFMVEMVESANILNHATDRSLVILDEIGRGTSTFDGLAIAWAMAEDLADRGVKTLFATHYHQLNALAEQVEGVTNLRVSVEEIGDDIIWTHRVLQGGTDRSYGIHVARMAGLPGRVLQRAKAILADLESDERAPRANVQHRSLQLTLFDGEEPEIVKALRGLSIDAMTPIQALQTLDAWKAKFAKDDED, encoded by the coding sequence ATGCTGCAGCAGTACTTCCAAGCGAAGGAAGAGCATCCCGGCGTGCTCTTGGCGATGCGGGTGGGCGACTTCTATGAGTTCTATGGCGAGGATGCCGTTACCGCATCCCAAGTTCTGGAAATCACACTCACCGGCAGAGAAGACGGGAGCAATGGGCGGATACCGATGGCAGGGGTTCCGTACCACTCCGTCGAGAAATACATCGCACGCTTGATCGCCGCCGGTCACAAGGTGGCCCTCTGCGACCAGATCGAAGATCCCAAGCTGGCCAAGGGCCTCGTCCAGCGCAAGGTGACTCGCGTCCTGACCCAGGGCACGATCGTGGAAGACTCGATGCTCCCCGGCTCCAGCAACAACTTCCTCGCCGCCATTTGCGTCGTCGATGGCCACGCTGGAATCGCCACCCTGGACTCGTCCACGGGCGAGTTCATGGTGACCGAGCTGCGGGGCGAACAGCTCCGCGATCGCCTCTTGCAGGAGCTCGCCCGCATCCGCCCTTCCGAGCTGCTGGTCCCCGATACGTCCGCAGATGTCGGTGACCAAGCCCGAACGCTGCTCGGCACGGCCACCACCGCCGCAGATCCTCCCAGAATCGACCGGGCAACGCGAAGCCTCCTCGAACACTTCGACGTCGCCAATCTCGCGGGTTATGGATGCGCCGATAAACCGTCCGCTATCGTTGCCGCTTCGATGGTCCTTGGCTATGCCAGCCGAAACGGCCTCAATCTCCGCCATGTCGACACGCTCGCCACGTATTCTGTCGATGGCTTCCTCCTCCTCGACCCCGCCACGCGGCGTTCGCTGGAGCTCACCCAAAACCTGACCGATGGCTCTCGGCGGTTCACGCTCCTGTCCATCCTTGATCAGACCGTCACGAGCATGGGATCGCGCCTGCTGAGACGATGGATCGAAACCCCGCTCATCGACTTGCCTGCCATCCACTCGCGGCAGGAGTCGATTGGCAGAATGGCCGACCAGCTCATGAACCGCGCCGACTTGCGAACTGGACTGGAGCGGGTGGCGGACTTGGAGCGGTTGGTCAGCCGCTGCGCGACGGGAATTGCGGGTCCTCGCGATCTTGCTGCCCTCAAGGGAACGTTGGTGGCGATACGCGACCTCCGACCGGCAATCCTCAAATTCGCTTGGGGCCGCGTCCAGGAGCTCCGCGAGCAGATTGCCGACCATGGCGATCTCGAAGCCGTCCTGACCAAGGCGGTCGTCGATGATCCTCCGCATTCCATCCGCGACGGTGGGGTCATCAAGCCGGGTTACGATACCGAGCTCGACAAGCTGCGCTCTCTGTCCAGCAGCGGAAAGCAGTACATCATCGACCTCGAAAAAACGGAACGGTCCGCGACCGGCATCTCCAGCCTGAAGGTGGGCTTCAATTCGGTCTTCGGTTATTACCTCGAAGTTCCAAAGGCCCACATCGACAAGGTCCCCGCCACCTACATTCGCAAGCAAACGACTGCAAACGGCGAGCGCTACATTACCGCCGAGCTCAAAGATCATGAGTCGGCGGTGCTGGGGGCCGAGGAGAAGGCAGTGGCGCTCGAAGCCGATCTCTTCGCGCGTCTCCGCAACCGCGTAGCCGATCAATCCTCGAAGCTGCTCCGAAGCTCGCGGGCACTGGCCGAGATCGATGCCCTCAGTGCGCTGGCCGAGGTAGCTGTCCGAAACCGCTTTGTCTGTCCGGATGTCATCGACGGCCACGGCATCGAAATGGCCGCCGGCCGCCATCCGGTCGTCGAAGCAAGTCAAGCCAGCTTCGTCCCCAACGATCTCACGCTCGGTGGAGAGGGAAGACCGCACCTCGCCATCCTTACCGGTCCGAACATGAGCGGAAAATCAACCTATCTGCGCCAGGCCGCTCTGATCACGTTGATGGCTCAGATCGGAAGTTTCGTGCCGGCGGCCTCGGCGAAAATAGCGGTCTGCGACCGGATCTTCGCCCGGATCGGCGCCAAGGACGAGCTCGCCCTCGGACAAAGCACGTTCATGGTCGAGATGGTGGAAAGCGCCAACATCCTCAACCACGCGACCGATCGAAGCCTCGTCATCCTCGACGAGATCGGAAGGGGTACCAGCACGTTCGATGGACTCGCGATCGCCTGGGCCATGGCCGAAGACCTCGCCGACCGCGGCGTGAAGACACTCTTTGCGACCCACTACCATCAGCTCAATGCGCTGGCGGAGCAGGTCGAGGGGGTAACCAACCTGCGCGTCAGCGTGGAGGAGATCGGCGACGACATCATCTGGACTCACCGCGTTCTCCAGGGCGGAACCGACCGCTCCTACGGCATCCATGTCGCCCGCATGGCAGGACTGCCAGGGCGGGTGTTACAGCGGGCAAAGGCCATTCTCGCCGACCTCGAGTCGGACGAGCGTGCGCCCCGTGCCAACGTCCAACACCGGAGCCTGCAGCTTACGCTCTTCGATGGCGAGGAGCCAGAGATCGTCAAGGCCCTGCGCGGATTGTCGATCGATGCGATGACGCCGATCCAGGCCCTGCAAACGCTCGACGCTTGGAAGGCCAAGTTTGCCAAAGACGACGAGGATTAG
- the pspB gene encoding putative phosphoserine phosphatase 2, producing the protein MRLLVIRHGQTAWNAEGRAQGHTDISLDETGLHQARLLAASLDDMPLRRVVTSDLSRSRETAQLVADRLGLELIVEPRFRESCIGEFEGRHYTEYRAEIARLAGVHQAPWYGVSVGGGECGRDVWKRVCEALEDHVPGDGADTAIIAHGGSCSMIAARLIGGTVDTSRSIRFGNTAVAEFQRMPAGHWVIQRYNDTRHLDQPSSPMIDLHASAS; encoded by the coding sequence ATGCGGCTCCTCGTCATTCGGCATGGGCAAACTGCCTGGAATGCCGAAGGAAGAGCGCAGGGCCACACCGACATTTCCCTTGACGAAACCGGCCTTCACCAAGCCCGCCTCCTCGCCGCCAGCCTCGACGACATGCCGCTGCGCCGAGTCGTAACCAGCGATCTGAGCAGAAGCCGGGAAACGGCCCAGCTCGTTGCCGACCGCCTCGGCTTGGAATTGATTGTCGAGCCCAGGTTTCGAGAGAGCTGCATCGGCGAGTTCGAGGGCCGGCACTATACGGAGTACCGTGCCGAAATCGCGCGGCTTGCCGGGGTCCATCAAGCGCCTTGGTACGGGGTGAGCGTGGGCGGAGGTGAATGTGGACGAGACGTTTGGAAGCGAGTTTGCGAAGCTCTTGAGGACCACGTTCCCGGCGATGGCGCCGACACCGCGATCATCGCTCATGGCGGGTCCTGCAGCATGATCGCCGCTCGGCTGATCGGCGGCACCGTCGACACGTCCCGCAGCATCCGATTTGGAAACACCGCGGTGGCCGAGTTTCAGCGTATGCCCGCCGGCCACTGGGTCATTCAGCGATATAACGACACGCGACACCTCGACCAACCGTCTAGCCCGATGATCGACCTCCATGCATCGGCTTCGTAG